The following coding sequences lie in one Streptococcus suis genomic window:
- a CDS encoding ABC transporter substrate-binding protein, with protein MKHKFGKTVVTLLASTVLLAACGSKNTASSPDYELKNVQFPLEKSVTLKFMTASSPLAPADPNDKLIFQRLEEETGVHIDWTNYQSDFGEKRNLDIASGDLPDAIHNDGASDVELMNWAKQGVIVPVEDLIDEHMPNLKKILDENPEYRSMITAPDGHIYSFPWIEELGEGKESIHTVNDIAWINKEWLNKLGLEMPKTTDDLIKVLEAFKTQDPNGNGKADEIPMGFINGGGNEDFKILFGAFGVGDNDDHLVVSNDGTVDFTADNEDYKEGVEFMRTLQEKGLLDPEAFEQDWNTYIAKGSENLYGVYFTWDKANITGMNDTYDILPVLAGPDGTKHITRTNGMGFQRDRMVITSANKNLELTAKWIDAQYAPLQSVQNNWGTYGDETQQNIFELDKATNSLKHLPLEGTAPGELRQKTEVGGPLAILDEYYGTVTTMPDDAKWRLDLMHATYLDYVTNDDIYPRVFMEQEDLDKIAQVEADMNDFIYRKRAEWIVNGGIEEEWDSYLKELENYGLSDWLAIKQKYYDQYKENQ; from the coding sequence ATGAAACACAAATTTGGAAAAACAGTTGTTACGCTTCTAGCAAGTACCGTGTTGTTGGCTGCTTGTGGCTCAAAAAATACTGCATCAAGCCCTGATTATGAATTGAAAAATGTTCAATTCCCGCTGGAGAAATCAGTTACGCTTAAGTTCATGACAGCTAGCTCCCCCCTAGCTCCAGCTGATCCTAATGATAAGTTGATTTTCCAACGTCTTGAGGAAGAAACTGGCGTTCATATTGATTGGACAAACTACCAGTCAGACTTTGGTGAAAAGCGGAACTTGGATATTGCCTCAGGTGATTTGCCAGACGCCATCCATAATGACGGTGCTTCCGATGTGGAATTGATGAACTGGGCAAAACAAGGGGTTATCGTACCAGTTGAAGACTTGATTGATGAGCATATGCCAAACCTCAAGAAAATTTTGGATGAAAATCCAGAGTACCGTTCCATGATTACAGCTCCAGACGGACATATCTACTCATTCCCATGGATTGAAGAGTTAGGTGAAGGCAAGGAATCAATCCACACTGTTAATGATATTGCTTGGATCAACAAAGAATGGTTGAACAAACTCGGTCTTGAAATGCCAAAAACAACGGATGACTTGATTAAGGTCCTTGAAGCCTTCAAGACCCAAGATCCAAACGGAAATGGCAAGGCGGATGAAATCCCAATGGGATTCATCAATGGCGGAGGAAATGAAGACTTCAAAATTCTTTTTGGGGCATTCGGTGTTGGTGATAATGATGATCACTTAGTTGTTAGCAATGACGGAACTGTTGACTTCACAGCGGACAATGAAGACTACAAAGAAGGTGTTGAGTTCATGCGTACCCTTCAAGAAAAAGGTCTTCTAGATCCGGAAGCGTTTGAACAAGATTGGAATACTTACATTGCCAAAGGTAGTGAAAATCTATATGGTGTTTACTTCACTTGGGATAAAGCTAACATTACAGGTATGAACGATACTTATGATATCTTGCCTGTGTTGGCAGGGCCTGACGGAACCAAGCACATCACACGTACAAACGGTATGGGCTTCCAGCGTGACCGCATGGTTATCACCTCGGCAAATAAAAACTTGGAATTGACAGCCAAGTGGATTGATGCCCAATACGCTCCGCTCCAATCTGTCCAAAACAACTGGGGTACCTATGGGGATGAAACACAGCAAAATATTTTTGAACTTGACAAAGCAACCAATAGCTTAAAACACTTGCCATTAGAGGGGACAGCTCCAGGCGAATTGCGTCAGAAGACAGAAGTTGGTGGACCGCTTGCTATTCTTGATGAGTACTACGGAACTGTGACAACTATGCCAGACGATGCGAAATGGCGTTTGGACTTGATGCACGCAACCTATCTTGATTATGTGACCAACGATGACATCTACCCTCGTGTCTTCATGGAACAAGAAGATTTGGATAAGATTGCCCAAGTTGAAGCAGATATGAACGACTTCATCTACCGTAAACGTGCAGAATGGATTGTAAACGGTGGTATCGAAGAAGAGTGGGATAGCTACTTGAAAGAATTGGAAAACTATGGTCTTTCTGACTGGTTAGCTATCAAGCAAAAATACTACGATCAGTACAAAGAAAATCAGTAA
- a CDS encoding beta-fructofuranosidase translates to MKTVVEANQFIQTEKGNVNPIFKPQAHLTPETGWMNDPNGFIYFRGEYHLFYQFNPYESVWGPMHWGHAKSKDLVNWEQLPVALAPDKAYDKDGCFSGSAIVKDDVLWLMYTGHIVNEDGTVSQVQNMAFSTDGIHFEKIEQNPVATADGLPEEVIANDFRDPKIFEKDGHYYSVVATKHKDNVGCIVLLSSPNLTDWTFESIFLKGEANQGFVWECPDYFEVDGQEYLIISPMRYQKDGNDFININSNIFVTGHVDWDKKVFVADSFKEIDHGHDFYAAQTTQGPEGERVMVAWMHTWGRKLVTNDLGHKWYGQMTLPRILKKTENGLHQVLPTSVLEAFKDIEIGQSIQGPSKLILKLEDSLELKLGNDQDYLQFGYDKESQEVYIDRSSLKIQQAGEEEWSTVRRAVTVQATDLLVLVDTNCVEILVNDGQESLTSTFYVEGERTIK, encoded by the coding sequence GTGAAAACAGTAGTAGAAGCCAATCAATTTATTCAAACAGAAAAAGGAAATGTCAATCCGATTTTCAAACCGCAAGCCCATCTGACACCAGAAACAGGCTGGATGAACGACCCCAATGGATTTATCTACTTCCGTGGAGAATACCATTTGTTCTACCAATTCAACCCTTACGAAAGTGTTTGGGGACCGATGCACTGGGGGCATGCGAAAAGTAAGGACTTGGTCAACTGGGAACAACTTCCAGTTGCCCTAGCTCCTGATAAAGCTTACGATAAAGACGGCTGTTTCTCGGGCTCTGCCATTGTCAAAGATGATGTCCTCTGGCTCATGTACACAGGTCACATCGTCAATGAAGACGGGACGGTTAGTCAAGTTCAGAACATGGCTTTCTCGACTGACGGTATTCACTTTGAAAAAATCGAGCAGAATCCAGTCGCAACAGCAGATGGACTGCCAGAAGAAGTGATTGCCAATGACTTCCGCGATCCGAAGATTTTTGAGAAAGATGGTCACTACTACTCTGTTGTCGCAACCAAGCACAAGGACAATGTCGGCTGTATCGTCTTACTCAGCTCCCCCAACCTGACAGATTGGACATTTGAGTCTATCTTCTTGAAAGGTGAGGCCAATCAAGGCTTTGTCTGGGAATGTCCTGACTACTTTGAAGTGGACGGTCAAGAGTACCTGATTATCTCTCCCATGCGTTACCAAAAAGACGGAAATGACTTTATCAATATCAACTCCAACATCTTTGTGACAGGTCATGTGGACTGGGATAAAAAGGTCTTTGTGGCAGATTCATTTAAGGAAATTGACCACGGACATGACTTCTACGCAGCTCAAACAACCCAAGGTCCAGAAGGAGAACGTGTCATGGTAGCCTGGATGCACACCTGGGGTCGCAAGTTGGTGACCAATGACCTAGGCCATAAGTGGTACGGTCAGATGACCCTTCCACGCATTCTCAAGAAGACTGAAAACGGATTGCACCAAGTGCTGCCAACAAGTGTCTTGGAAGCCTTCAAGGATATTGAAATTGGACAAAGTATCCAAGGTCCAAGCAAGCTCATTCTTAAACTGGAAGACAGTTTGGAACTAAAACTTGGAAACGACCAAGATTACCTGCAATTTGGTTACGATAAGGAAAGCCAAGAAGTCTATATTGACCGTAGTTCTCTTAAGATTCAGCAAGCTGGTGAAGAGGAGTGGTCAACGGTTCGCCGAGCAGTTACTGTTCAAGCGACAGACTTGCTGGTCTTGGTTGACACCAATTGTGTGGAAATCCTTGTCAACGACGGTCAAGAAAGCTTGACCTCAACTTTCTACGTAGAAGGTGAGCGTACTATTAAATAA
- a CDS encoding cell division protein FtsK, with the protein MAKTSKKGKATRRPTKAELAQQERVKNITLRVLGLLFIAFAASRLGVFGVTSYNIFRLLFGSLAYLLLAGAFIYLLIPKVLREREGAISGFWLIVIGLLIEFQAYLDWTYQGSDLFGHTLKLALSDLAKFQVTAFLGGGMIGSIFYLPVSFLFANVGSFFIGLLVIVFGIFFVSPWSVYDVADGLAVAKDKLVETQVKRAELRTQKKAEREEKRQQELARLEEERLRLEEEEESARALALVDRHVDLETGEILEEEPVQIPIISEYDHLDIEDEFPIMLAEDDQPAQSNSASQASEPNEFEKDETDVEIDFKPKQRLAYKLPSIDLFAPIKAKSQSNEKRIVRQNIKVLEDTFASFGIKVVVERAEIGPSVTKYEVKPAVGVRVNRISNLADDLALALAAKDVRIEAPIPGKSLVGIEVPNSEVATVPFRELWEQSKTDPDKLLEIPLGKAVNGSVRSFNLARMPHLLVAGSTGSGKSVAVNGIISSILMKAGPDQVKFMMIDPKMVELSVYNDIPHLLIPVVTNPRKAARALQKVVDEMEKRYELFSQIGVRNLEGYNAKVEEFNSRSEEKQIPLPLIVVIVDELADLMMVASKEVEDAIIRLGQKARAAGIHMILATQRPSVDVISGLIKANVPSRVAFAVASGTDSRTILGENGAEKLLGRGDMLFHPIGESAPVRLQGSFISDDDVERIVNFVKEQAEAEYDETFDPGEVAEGDSDTGFGDAGGDPLFEEVRALVVETQKASASMIQRRLSVGFNRATRLMEELEAAGVIGPAEGTKPRKVLETQ; encoded by the coding sequence ATGGCAAAAACGAGTAAAAAAGGAAAGGCTACGAGGCGACCAACCAAGGCAGAATTAGCACAGCAAGAACGTGTTAAAAATATCACCCTTCGAGTATTGGGGCTTTTATTCATTGCCTTTGCAGCCAGTCGCCTAGGTGTGTTTGGAGTGACCAGCTACAATATTTTCCGGCTATTATTTGGTAGTCTGGCCTATCTATTATTGGCGGGTGCATTTATCTACCTTCTTATTCCCAAAGTCTTACGCGAAAGAGAAGGGGCCATATCGGGCTTCTGGCTGATTGTTATCGGGTTATTAATTGAATTTCAGGCTTACTTAGATTGGACCTACCAAGGGAGTGACTTATTCGGTCATACTCTAAAATTGGCCTTGTCAGACCTAGCTAAGTTTCAGGTAACAGCATTTCTAGGCGGAGGGATGATTGGAAGTATCTTCTATCTGCCAGTCTCCTTCCTCTTTGCAAATGTCGGTTCCTTCTTCATCGGTCTTCTAGTGATAGTATTTGGTATCTTTTTTGTAAGCCCATGGTCTGTTTATGATGTTGCCGATGGCTTGGCGGTTGCCAAAGATAAGTTGGTGGAGACGCAGGTAAAAAGAGCAGAGCTTCGAACACAGAAAAAAGCAGAACGAGAAGAAAAACGTCAGCAAGAATTAGCTCGTCTAGAAGAGGAACGCCTTCGTCTAGAGGAAGAGGAAGAGTCAGCTCGGGCTTTGGCACTGGTAGATAGACATGTCGATTTAGAAACGGGTGAAATCCTCGAAGAAGAGCCTGTTCAAATACCGATTATTTCAGAATATGACCACTTAGACATAGAAGATGAATTTCCTATTATGTTGGCAGAAGATGACCAACCAGCACAATCAAACTCGGCAAGCCAGGCTTCTGAACCAAATGAGTTTGAAAAGGACGAGACAGATGTGGAGATTGATTTCAAGCCTAAGCAGAGACTAGCATATAAACTTCCGTCCATAGACTTATTTGCTCCTATAAAAGCTAAGAGTCAGTCCAATGAAAAACGAATTGTTCGTCAGAATATTAAAGTTTTAGAAGACACCTTTGCTAGTTTTGGAATCAAGGTAGTAGTTGAGCGTGCTGAGATTGGACCATCGGTAACCAAGTATGAAGTCAAACCAGCAGTCGGCGTCCGTGTCAATCGGATTTCTAACCTAGCTGATGATTTGGCTCTAGCCCTTGCGGCTAAAGATGTCCGTATTGAAGCTCCTATCCCGGGAAAATCACTGGTCGGTATTGAAGTTCCAAACTCCGAAGTGGCTACAGTACCTTTCCGTGAGCTCTGGGAACAATCTAAAACAGACCCAGACAAACTTCTGGAAATTCCTCTCGGTAAGGCTGTCAATGGTTCCGTCCGTTCCTTTAACCTAGCACGTATGCCCCATCTATTGGTGGCTGGTTCAACTGGTTCAGGGAAGTCTGTTGCTGTCAACGGTATCATCTCTTCAATTCTAATGAAAGCTGGTCCAGACCAAGTTAAGTTCATGATGATTGACCCCAAAATGGTCGAATTATCGGTCTATAATGATATTCCCCACCTATTGATTCCCGTTGTGACCAACCCACGCAAGGCTGCTCGAGCTCTTCAAAAAGTAGTGGATGAAATGGAGAAACGCTATGAGTTGTTTAGCCAAATTGGTGTCCGAAACTTGGAAGGTTATAATGCGAAGGTCGAGGAATTTAATAGCCGTTCAGAAGAAAAACAAATTCCACTTCCCCTCATTGTTGTCATTGTGGACGAGTTGGCAGACTTGATGATGGTGGCCAGCAAGGAAGTGGAAGATGCCATTATTCGATTGGGGCAGAAGGCTCGTGCAGCAGGTATTCACATGATTCTTGCCACTCAGCGTCCGTCTGTTGATGTTATCTCTGGTCTGATCAAAGCCAACGTACCGTCTCGTGTTGCCTTTGCGGTGGCGTCTGGCACCGATTCAAGGACCATCTTGGGAGAAAATGGTGCGGAGAAATTGCTGGGTCGTGGAGACATGCTCTTCCATCCAATTGGAGAGTCTGCCCCTGTTCGTCTACAAGGCTCCTTTATTTCTGATGACGATGTTGAACGAATTGTTAACTTTGTCAAGGAGCAAGCCGAGGCAGAATATGACGAAACCTTTGACCCTGGAGAAGTGGCAGAAGGCGATAGTGATACTGGTTTCGGAGACGCGGGCGGCGACCCACTCTTTGAAGAAGTACGAGCCTTGGTTGTAGAAACGCAAAAAGCTAGCGCATCCATGATTCAACGCCGCCTATCTGTCGGTTTTAACCGAGCAACCAGACTGATGGAAGAATTGGAAGCAGCAGGAGTTATTGGTCCCGCAGAAGGCACCAAACCCAGAAAGGTATTGGAAACACAATAA
- a CDS encoding VOC family protein: MKFETVHHIAIIGSNYEQTREFYVDKLGFEQLDEHIRPEKNDILFNVKKGNMVLEIFIKPDAPIRPAMPNPEHTGLRHLAFQVADVEACLEEFDRLGIRHEPLRTDDFDGKKMAFFFDPDGLPLEIHE; this comes from the coding sequence ATGAAATTTGAAACAGTCCACCATATTGCTATTATCGGTAGCAATTATGAGCAAACCAGAGAATTTTATGTCGACAAATTGGGTTTTGAGCAGTTGGACGAACACATCCGACCAGAAAAAAATGACATTCTTTTCAACGTCAAAAAGGGAAATATGGTCTTGGAAATTTTTATCAAGCCGGATGCGCCTATTCGTCCAGCCATGCCCAATCCAGAACATACAGGTCTACGTCATCTCGCCTTTCAGGTTGCAGATGTGGAGGCTTGCCTGGAAGAGTTTGACCGTTTGGGCATTCGACATGAGCCCCTGCGTACAGATGATTTTGATGGGAAGAAGATGGCTTTCTTCTTTGATCCAGATGGTCTGCCACTTGAAATTCATGAATAA
- a CDS encoding DUF3397 domain-containing protein: MFESILFTKIIAVLFIFLTLAISIIAVKFFRLQKYGRNFADIAFPLYALEFYLISDRIYYSSLLPHLLLALSLLSMGLCAFFLFKKKELSYKRFFKVFWRASFILTFFMYLALVIAVLTLKS, encoded by the coding sequence ATGTTTGAATCAATTCTTTTTACAAAAATTATTGCAGTCCTTTTTATCTTTCTAACCTTGGCAATTTCTATCATTGCGGTCAAGTTTTTTAGGTTGCAAAAATATGGTAGAAACTTTGCTGATATTGCCTTTCCGCTCTATGCCCTTGAATTTTATCTCATCTCAGACAGGATTTACTACAGTAGTTTGCTGCCTCATTTACTTCTAGCCCTCTCCCTTCTATCTATGGGATTATGTGCCTTCTTCCTCTTTAAGAAAAAGGAACTCTCCTATAAGCGTTTTTTCAAGGTCTTCTGGAGAGCTAGTTTTATCCTAACCTTCTTTATGTATTTAGCCCTAGTCATCGCTGTATTAACACTCAAATCCTAG
- the rplK gene encoding 50S ribosomal protein L11 yields MAKKVEKLVKLQIPAGKATPAPPVGPALGQAGINIMGFTKEFNARTADQAGMIIPVVISVYEDKSFTFITKTPPAAVLLKKAAGVEKGSGTPNKTKVATVTRAQVQEIAETKMPDLNAASLEAAMRMIEGTARSMGFTVTD; encoded by the coding sequence ATGGCTAAAAAAGTCGAAAAACTCGTAAAACTTCAAATTCCTGCAGGTAAAGCTACTCCAGCTCCACCAGTCGGTCCAGCACTTGGTCAAGCAGGTATCAACATCATGGGATTCACAAAAGAGTTTAACGCTCGTACAGCTGACCAAGCTGGTATGATCATCCCAGTAGTTATCTCTGTGTATGAAGATAAATCATTCACTTTCATCACTAAAACACCACCAGCTGCTGTTCTTTTGAAAAAAGCTGCAGGTGTTGAAAAAGGTTCAGGTACACCAAACAAAACTAAAGTTGCAACAGTTACTCGTGCACAAGTACAAGAAATTGCTGAAACTAAAATGCCTGACTTGAACGCTGCATCTCTTGAAGCTGCAATGCGTATGATCGAAGGTACTGCTCGTTCTATGGGATTCACTGTTACTGACTAA
- a CDS encoding 50S ribosomal protein L1, protein MAKKSKNLRAALEKIDSTKLYSVEEAVALAKETNFAKFDASVEVAYNLNIDVRKADQQIRGAMVLPNGTGKTSRVLVFARGAKAEEAKAAGADFVGEDDLVAKINGGWLDFDVVIATPDMMAVVGRLGRVLGPRNLMPNPKTGTVTMDVAKAVEESKGGKITYRADKAGIVQALIGKVSFDADKLVENFKAFHDVMAKAKPATAKGTYMTSVSITTTQGVGIKVDPNSL, encoded by the coding sequence ATGGCTAAAAAAAGCAAAAACTTGCGTGCTGCTCTTGAAAAAATCGACAGCACAAAACTTTACAGCGTAGAAGAAGCTGTTGCTCTTGCAAAAGAAACTAACTTCGCTAAATTTGATGCGTCAGTTGAAGTTGCTTACAACTTGAACATCGACGTACGTAAAGCAGACCAACAAATCCGTGGTGCAATGGTATTGCCAAACGGTACTGGTAAAACTTCACGCGTTCTTGTTTTCGCACGTGGTGCTAAAGCAGAAGAAGCAAAAGCTGCTGGTGCAGACTTTGTTGGTGAAGATGACCTCGTTGCTAAAATCAACGGTGGTTGGTTGGACTTCGACGTTGTTATCGCAACTCCAGATATGATGGCTGTTGTTGGACGTCTTGGTCGTGTACTTGGTCCACGTAACTTGATGCCAAACCCTAAAACTGGTACAGTAACAATGGATGTTGCTAAAGCAGTTGAAGAGTCTAAAGGTGGTAAAATCACTTACCGTGCTGACAAAGCAGGTATCGTACAAGCTCTTATCGGTAAAGTATCATTTGACGCTGACAAACTCGTTGAAAACTTCAAAGCTTTCCACGATGTAATGGCTAAAGCTAAACCAGCTACAGCTAAAGGTACTTACATGACTTCAGTATCAATTACAACAACACAAGGTGTTGGTATCAAAGTTGATCCTAACTCACTTTAA